The genomic window ATCAAGCAGGGTTTGCAAAGATTCTACATCATTATGACGCGCACAATCAAGTGCATATTGGCAAAGCTCCATAAGCTTCGCCTCCTCCTCTTGCGTGAAACTTATATTGTTTATGCTACCTTGAGTATTTTTACTCATTGCCACTCCTTGCCATTCATTCTGCCACTTTGCTACACTTTTTAAGGTGCAATTAAAGCACAAGCTCTTCTACGCGTTTGCCATAGGCTGGGTCAGCCTTTTTGAAATGCTCAATTTGACGCTTTTTAATCTCATTTGGCACACCCTCCATTGCGTCTTTGATGTTTTGGCACAATGCCTCTTTTTGCTCTGTATTCATCAAGCGATACAAATCTCCTGCTTGCACGAAATAATCGTCCTCTGTGTCGCGGTGATTGTAACGATTTGCTACATCGCCACCCTCTGTGCGTAGTGCAGGTTCAAGCGCATTAGAATCTTCGGCATAGTCATTAAAAATACTTGGATTATAATTTCTCTCCCCGCCAAAATCACCTCGCTGCATATAACCATCTCGGTGTGTATTTGCCACAGGGGCGATACTCGCATTCACAGGAAGCTGGGAATGATTAATGCCTAAGCGGTATCGCTGCGTGTCACCATAGCTAAAAAGCCGTCCTTGTAGCATTTTATCGGGGCTATATCCAATGCCGGGCACAATGTTTGCGGGGTTAAATGCGGCTTGTTCTACTTCAGCAAAATAATTCTCTGGATTCTTATTTAGCTCCAAGATTCCCACTTCAATCAATGGATAATCCTTATGACTCCACACTTTTGTCAAATCAAAAGGATTGAAGCGATAGTTTGCCGCCTCTTTTTCGGGCATTACTTGCACACAGAATCTCCATTTAGGGAAATTACCCTTTTCAATGTTTTCAAACAAATCTTTTTGATGAGATTCTCTATCTTTGGCAATAATCGCCTCCGCTTCTTTGTTTGTGAGGTTGTGGATTCCCTGCATTGATTTGAAGTGAAATTTTACCCAAAAGCGTTCATTTTTGGCATTGATAAAGCTATATGTATGGCTACCAAAGCCGTGCATTTCTCGGTAACTGCGTGGAATCCCCCTATCGCTCATCAAAATCGTTACTTGATGCAAACTCTCTGGGTGCAAACTCCAAAAGTCCCACGCTGCTGTTGCAGAGCGCAAATTTGTCTTTGGGTCTCGCTTTTGTGTATGGATAAAATCCGGGAATTTCACCGCATCTTTGATGAAAAACACAGGCGTGTTATTGCCTACAATATCCCAATTTCCCTCATTTGTGTAAAATTTAAGTGCAAAGCCTCGCACATCTCGTTCCGCATCGGCTGCGCCTCGCTCACCTGCAACGGTGGAAAAGCGCAAAAACGCCTTTGTTTTTTTGCCCACTTTGCTAAAAATATCCGCCTTAGAATATGCTGAAATATCATTTGTGATTGTCAGCTCACCATAGGCAGCACTTCCTTTTGCGTGCACTACGCGTTCGGGGATTCTCTCCCTATCAAAGTGAGCGAGTTTTTCTAAAAGCCAAGTGTCTTGCAAAAGTGTAGGACCTCTGCTCCCTGCTGTAATTGAGTTTTGATTATCGCCTAATGGTGTGCCTGTCGCTGTTGTGAGTTTTTTACTCATAATGTCTCCTTTTAATGTTAAAGTTATGAAGCGATAATATAACCCACAATAATTAATGGATAATTATTATCTTTTAATATTTCTTAATTTTAAAGCTCATATTTTCCACCAAACATAAATGTTTTAACAAAAGATTTAAAAAAATATTTTACAATGCGCGGCTTCAATTATATAACCTAATATACAAAGATAAAGGAAAAAAAATGAAATATGATATTTCTCAACAAGCGCACCTACCCACGCGATTTGGGGATTTTCTGGCTGTAAGCTTTAGGGAATATTTAGAAAAATCTAACCCACTTAGCACACCGAGCGAACATTTGGTTGTTTTTACGCAAAACTTAGGAGAAGTTCCACTTGTGAGAATCCACTCCGAATGCCTTACCGGCGATGTTTTTGGCTCTAAAAAATGCGATTGTGGCAATGAACTTGCCCTTGCAATGGAGCAAATCGCACATAATGCTCAAGGAGGAATGCTTATTTATTTGCGTCAAGAGGGGCGAGGTATTGGGCTTTTTAACAAAATAAACGCCTATGCCCTGCAAGATAAAGGCTATGACACGGTGGAAGCAAACGAAAAGCTAGGATTCCAAAGTGATGCAAGAAATTATGACATTGTGGGAGAAATTTTTAAGCATTTTCATATCACACAAATCAACCTACTTACCAACAATCCACGCAAGGTAAGTGCGATAG from Helicobacter typhlonius includes these protein-coding regions:
- the ribA gene encoding GTP cyclohydrolase II, translating into MKYDISQQAHLPTRFGDFLAVSFREYLEKSNPLSTPSEHLVVFTQNLGEVPLVRIHSECLTGDVFGSKKCDCGNELALAMEQIAHNAQGGMLIYLRQEGRGIGLFNKINAYALQDKGYDTVEANEKLGFQSDARNYDIVGEIFKHFHITQINLLTNNPRKVSAIEPYAKVVRHSIITPTNPHNEAYLEVKKQKLGHLL
- a CDS encoding catalase, with amino-acid sequence MSKKLTTATGTPLGDNQNSITAGSRGPTLLQDTWLLEKLAHFDRERIPERVVHAKGSAAYGELTITNDISAYSKADIFSKVGKKTKAFLRFSTVAGERGAADAERDVRGFALKFYTNEGNWDIVGNNTPVFFIKDAVKFPDFIHTQKRDPKTNLRSATAAWDFWSLHPESLHQVTILMSDRGIPRSYREMHGFGSHTYSFINAKNERFWVKFHFKSMQGIHNLTNKEAEAIIAKDRESHQKDLFENIEKGNFPKWRFCVQVMPEKEAANYRFNPFDLTKVWSHKDYPLIEVGILELNKNPENYFAEVEQAAFNPANIVPGIGYSPDKMLQGRLFSYGDTQRYRLGINHSQLPVNASIAPVANTHRDGYMQRGDFGGERNYNPSIFNDYAEDSNALEPALRTEGGDVANRYNHRDTEDDYFVQAGDLYRLMNTEQKEALCQNIKDAMEGVPNEIKKRQIEHFKKADPAYGKRVEELVL